The genomic window ATTATCATTATGACCCCATGGGTGTCCGATTGGAACAGACATTTGGTCTAGAAGTGGCAAAGTCAGGTGTCCAATACACTCGGGAACCACGTACGGAAGACTATCGTTATCAGGGGATGGATGATAAGACTTATACTCGTTATTTTTACTATCGATTGTTAGAAGGTTTGGATAAACGACCTGGAATTGGTTATTTAGTCGCATTAAAACTTGCCAAAGAAAGAATCCGAAACGAAAAATTCCGACCTTTTTTTCATTTTCATTACCTGCAAAAAATCGCAGACCATTTTCGAAATCGAAATATCCCGTTTTTGCTCATCAATAACCCAGAAAATCCAATCTCTCTCAATTGGTATGAGAATTCGGACTGGTATCGGGACCATTTGCTTTTTCTGAAATCTTTGGATTCGGGTTCCGTACATTTTTGGGACATCCACGGCTTACTCCCAATGCAAGGGTTTTCCGATTTTCATCACTTCACTTATGCAGGAATGGAACAAATGAATTCGATTTATGCGGAAAGAATTGGAAATCTCTTTCCGAAATAACATGTTTTTCAATCCTTACATTAGATAAGGAAAATTATGGAAAAAATCAAAGTTGGAGTCCTGGGAGCAACAGGATCCGTCGGTCAAAGATTCATTCAACTTTTGGAGGATCACCCTTATTTTACGGTGACTCATTTAGCAGCTTCTGAAAAAAGTGCGGGCCAAACTTATGGTGACGTGATGAAGTCTCGTTGGAAGATTTCTTCTGACATTCCTTCTTATGCAAAAGACATTATCATTTCATTACCAGATCCAAATGTAACAAAAGGCGTACAACTTGTGTTTAGTGGTCTAGACGCATCCATTGCAGGAGAAGTGGAGACTGCTTATGCGGAAGCTGGAGTGATGGTATTATCCAATTCCAAAAACCATCGTATGGACCCAAATGTTCCCATCCTTTCTGCAGAAGTTAACTCACATCATTTGGATGTTCTTTCTGCACAAAAAACAAAAGGGAAAATCATCACAAATTCCAATTGTACAATAATGGGAGTGACGATCTCACTTAAACCACTCATGGATGCATTTGGATTAAAGTCTGTTATGTTATTTTCAATGCAGGCCATTTCAGGTGCAGGTTACCCTGGTGTTCCAACCATGGACATCCTTGGAAACGTTGTGCCTTATATCGGTGGAGAAGAAGACAAGGCGGAAGTGGAACCTCAAAAATGTTTGGGGACTGTGGAAGGTGGTGTCATTAAATCAGCAGACTTTAAAATCTCTGCTCATTGTAACCGAGTTCCTGTATTTGATGGGCACACTGTTTGTGTTTCTGTATCCTTTGATAAAAAACCAAAAAAAGAAGAGATTTTAAAGGTTTGGGCAGATTTTCAAGGGGAACCACAGAAATTGGGATTGCCGTTTGCACCGAACCCCGCTATTCTTTACCGCGAAGAAAACGACCGCCCTCAACCTCGTCTCGATTTGGACACAGGAAAGGGAATGACAACTGTTGTGGGAAGGTTACGAGAAGATTCAATCTTGGACTGGAAATGGGTAGTTCTTTCGCATAACACGATTCGAGGTGCCGCTGGTGCTGCTATCTTGAATGCTGAGTTATTGTATAAAAAAGGATATTTTAAGTAAGGACTCACTACCGACATGTTGGATCCAAATCTCCCAGAATTAAAAGTCATGGACTACACGGCCTGCCTCCAAAAGGTGCAGGCTATGGATTCTCGTGGAGATTTTTCTTACAAGGGGATCTATAAAGTTCTACTTGTTATCTTTGAATGGACAGATAAATTTTTACAAAACAAAGTTTTGCCGAATGTCGAACAGATTGAACGGGATAGTTCCATTGACAGAGATCGCACAGAAAATTATGTAATTGATCTCAGTTATAAACAAAACCCTGCAATCATCAAAAAATTAAATGTATTAGAATTTCATCCCAATGAACCAGGGGATCCAGAAAATCCTAAAACCTACATCAAACACAATACAGTTTTTGCAAGACCGACAACTTCTGATGGCGGAACGGCTTTCCGATACGCACTTGGTTTAAACGAACTTTCAACTTCTGCGATCAAGGGATGGTTCAATGAGAAACGAAAGTATGTTGGTAAAGAAAAAATGCGGAAAGTCATCAAAGCAGCTGTTGATGCCAATCGCCTTTTTGATACTTATGCTTCTACAGAATTAGGAAATTTGTTCCAATGCCCGTATGACAAAACAAAGGTACAAAAGGATGCAACGATTGTCATCCACCTCAAACCAATTCTCAAACAATTGGTAGATGATAAAATTTTATTTTTCTTTCGAAACGACTCTGCTTCGAGGCCTGCTAACAAAAGTGTATTTTTATACAATCGACCTTCCGAAATTTCGGATCGCTATGATGCCTATGTGGATTATGCAAAAAATACCATTTATCCTGCGTTAAAAAATTTGGGTGTGATGGGTGAGATCACTGAAGATTCTTGGAATTCACCTAAAAACATATTAACCGAAATCAAAGGATATATGAATGAATCTTATGGTGACCAAAAAACTCTGATGGAAGAGTGTTTGGTGTTAAATGAAATCATAGAAAAAGATCGAGAAAAAGAAGAAAAACAAAAACGAAAACAACAAATTGAAGATCTAATGGCATTTCTTGCTGAAGCAGGTAGGATAGTTGAGGTAAACTTACTACGTGTGAGCGGGGAACCACTTACTGATGAGTTTCGTTCCATGTTATTATCACAGCCAGAAGTGTTATATACTGAATATGCAGACAAACGAGTGTTCAATGAATTTATTTTACATAAATCTTGTATCCCTCAGGCGATTGAATCAGC from Leptospira paudalimensis includes these protein-coding regions:
- the asd gene encoding aspartate-semialdehyde dehydrogenase, with protein sequence MEKIKVGVLGATGSVGQRFIQLLEDHPYFTVTHLAASEKSAGQTYGDVMKSRWKISSDIPSYAKDIIISLPDPNVTKGVQLVFSGLDASIAGEVETAYAEAGVMVLSNSKNHRMDPNVPILSAEVNSHHLDVLSAQKTKGKIITNSNCTIMGVTISLKPLMDAFGLKSVMLFSMQAISGAGYPGVPTMDILGNVVPYIGGEEDKAEVEPQKCLGTVEGGVIKSADFKISAHCNRVPVFDGHTVCVSVSFDKKPKKEEILKVWADFQGEPQKLGLPFAPNPAILYREENDRPQPRLDLDTGKGMTTVVGRLREDSILDWKWVVLSHNTIRGAAGAAILNAELLYKKGYFK